In one Balaenoptera musculus isolate JJ_BM4_2016_0621 chromosome 2, mBalMus1.pri.v3, whole genome shotgun sequence genomic region, the following are encoded:
- the RABGGTA gene encoding geranylgeranyl transferase type-2 subunit alpha has product MHGRLKVKTSEEQEEAKRLERAQKLKLYQSATQTVFQKRQAGELDESVLELTSQILGANPDFATLWNCRREVLQRLEVQKSPEELATLVKAELGFLESCLRVNPKSYGTWHHRCWLLGRLPEPNWARELELCARFLEVDERNFHCWDYRRFVAAQAAVPPAEELAFTDSLITRNFSNYSSWHYRSCLLPQLHPQPDSGPQGRLPEDVLLKELELVQNAFFTDPNDQSAWFYHRWLLGRADPQDALRCLHVSRDEACLTVSFSRPLLVGSRTETLLLMVDESPLAVAWRTPDGRNRPSHVWLCDLPATSLNDQLPQHTFRVIWTAGDAQKECVLLKGRQEGWCRDSATDEQLFRCELSVEKSTVLQSELESCKELQELEPENKWCLLTIILLMRALDPLQYEKETLQYFQTLKAVDPMRAAYLDDLRSKFLLENSVLKMEYAEVRVLHLGHKDLTVLCHLEQLLLITHLDLSHNRLRALPPALAALRCLEVLQANDNTIESLDGVTNLPRLQELFLCNNRLHQPSVLQPLASCPRLVLLNLQGNPLCQAVGISEHLAELLPSVRSSLT; this is encoded by the exons ATG CACGGGCGCCTGAAGGTGAAGACATCGGAAGAGCAAGAGGAAGCCAAAAGGCTAGAGCGGGCACAGAAGCTGAAGCTATACCAGTCAGCCACCCAGACTGTCTTCCAGAAG CGCCAGGCTGGAGAGCTGGATGAATCAGTGCTGGAACTGACAAGCCAGATTCTGGGAGCCAACCCTGACTTTGCCACCCTCTGGAATTGTCGCCGAGAGGTGCTCCAGCGGCTGGAGGTCCAGAA GTCCCCCGAGGAGTTGGCCACTCTGGTGAAGGCAGAACTGGGCTTCCTGGAGAGCTGTCTGAGGGTGAACCCCAAGTCTTACGGTACCTGGCACCACCGCTGCTGGCTGCTGGGCCGCCTGCCAGAGCCCAACTGGGCCCGGGAGCTGGAGTTGTGTGCTCGCTTCCTCGAGGTTGATGAGCGGAACT TTCACTGCTGGGACTACCGGCGGTTTGTGGCTGCACAGGCAGCTGTGCCCCCTGCAGAGGAGTTAGCCTTCACTGACAGCCTCATCACCCGAAACTTCTCCAACTATTCCTCCTGGCATTACCGCTCCTGCCTCTTGCCCCAGCTGCATCCCCAGCCAGACTCTGGACCCCAGGGGCGCCTCCCTGAGGATGTGCTGCTCAAAG AGCTGGAGCTGGTGCAGAACGCCTTCTTCACTGACCCCAATGATCAGAGTGCCTGGTTCTACCATCGTTGGCTCCTGGGACGAG CGGATCCCCAGGATGCCCTGCGCTGCCTGCACGTGAGCCGGGATGAGGCCTGTCTGACTGTCTCCTTCTCCCGGCCCCTCCTA GTGGGCTCCAGGACGGAGACCTTGCTGCTCATGGTGGACGAGTCACCCCTGGCCGTGGCGTGGAGGACCCCAGATGGCAGGAACCGGCCTAGCCACGTCTGG ctctgtgacctgccCGCCACCTCTCTCAACGACCAGTTGCCCCAACATACATTTCGTGTCATTTGGACAGCAGGCGATGCCCAGAAGGAGTGTGTGCTCTTGAAAG GCCGCCAAGAGGGCTGGTGCCGGGACTCCGCCACGGATGAACAGCTCTTTAG GTGTGAGCTGTCGGTGGAGAAGTCCACGGTGCTACAGTCCGAGCTTGAATCCTGTAAGGAGCTGCAGGAGCTGGAGCCTGAGAATAAAT GGTGCCTGCTCACCATCATCTTGCTGATGCGGGCGCTGGACCCCCTGCAGTATGAGAAGGAGACGCTGCAATACTTCCAGACCCTCAAG GCCGTGGACCCTATGCGGGCCGCGTACCTGGACGACCTGCGAAGCAAGTTCCTGCTGGAGAACAGCGTGCTCAAGATGGAGTACGCGGAGGTGCGTGTGCTGCATCTTGGTCACAAG GATCTGACGGTGCTCTGCCACCTGGAGCAGCTGCTCTTGATCACTCACCTCGACCTGTCGCACAATCGTCTCCgagccctgccccctgccctggctgCCCTGCGCTGCCTCGAG gtGCTGCAGGCCAATGACAACACTATCGAGTCCCTGGACGGTGTCACTAACCTGCCCCGGCTGCAGGAGCTCTTTCTGTGCAACAACC GCCTCCATCAGCCTTCAGTGCTCCAGCCTCTTgcctcctgccccaggctggTCCTCCTCAACCTGCAGGGCAACCCCCTGTGCCAAGCAGTGGGCATCTCGGAGCATCTGGCCGAGCTGCTGCCTTCAGTTCGCAGCAGCCTCACCTAA